ATAATGGTAGGAATGAAAGAGGTTATTCGGTTGAGAAAATGAGTGATTGGAAGAAGGAAACAAAAGGGATGACAGATTAGAGAAGAAGTATGAACTCACACTCCACCAACCACTGCCAACGACCCCACTTACAGCTACTATTCTCTGCCTCTTTTTGCTTAATGCAATCCAACTCTTTCGGTGCCACACTTCAAATCAAACCTTAagctctctttttcttcttttcataatcCTCCATCTTCTGCCATTCATATTATCGATAAAATCAATGAATGCTTacaatttctctttttcattcctttcatAGTGGAATCACTCACCACTAGTTAGCTAAATTTCTTCTCTAATTCTCAAAGTAAGGTTTCTTGtcttaaacttttttctttgttcgTCGTTCATTCTCCATGGCTCCTCCCAACGATCCAGTGAATGCCACGTTAGGACTCGAGCCACCGGAAAAGCTTTTCGACTTATCTGACGGGAAACTCACCGTCAGAGGTGTGCCGTTACTCTCTCACGTACCCGAGAACGTCACTTTCACTTCCTTCTCCTCAATCTGTGAACCTCGTGATGTCCCATCTTCCATCCTTCAACGTGTCATTGCCGCGTCACACAAAGGTGGCTTTCTCGGATTCTCCCATGTTTCACCCTCCGACAGATTGATAAACTCCTTGGGAAGCTTCAGAGGGAGAAACTTCCTCAGCATCTTCAGGTTCAAAACATGGTGGTCGACCCAGTGGGTCGGAAATTCCGGTTCAGACTTACAAATGGAAACCCAATGGCTCCTCATAGANGTCCCCGAAACAGAATCCTATGTCGTAATCATTCCCATAATAGAAAAAAGCTTCAGGTCCGCGCTTCAACCTGGCTCTGATGATCATGTTAAGATTTGCGCGGAGAGTGGTTCTACTCAAGTGAGAGCATCGAGTTTCGGTGCAATTGCATATGTCCACGTGGCTGAAAACCCTTACAACTTGATGAGAGAGGCATATAGTGCTCTCAGGGTTCACCTTGACTCGTTTAGGTTGTTGGAGGAGAAAACGGTGCCAAGAATTGTTGACAAATTCGGGTGGTGCACTTGGGATGCGTTTTACTTAACCGTCAACCCCGTTGGAGTTTGGCATGGGCTTAAGGATTTCAGTGAGGGTGGCGTGGCTCCGAGGTTTGTTATCATCGATGACGGTTGGCAAAGTGTGAATTTTGATGATGAGGACCCCAACGAGGATGCTAAGAATCTTGTTCTTGGTGGGGAACAAATGACTGCGAGGCTTCATAGGTTTGAAGAAGGTGACAAGTTTAGAAAATACCAAAAGGGTCTTCTCTTGGGTCCTAATGCTCCTTCTTTCAACCCGGAGACGATAAAGCAGTTGATCTCGAAGGGTATTGAAGCTGAGCATTTGGGAAAGCAACGTGCTGCCGCCATTTCAGCTGGGGGTTCGGATTTGGCCGAGATAGAGTTGATGATTTTGAAGGTGAGAAAGGAAATTGATGATCTCTTTGGAGGGAAGGGAAAGGAGAGCAACGAAAGTGGAGGGTGTTGTTGTAAAGCACTGGAATGTGGTGGTATGAAGGACTTCACAACGGATTTGAGGACTGAGTTCAAAGGTTTGGATGATGTTTATGTGTGGCATGCGCTCTGTGGCGGATGGGGTGGTGTGAGGCCAGGTACTACACATCTTGATTCCAAAATAATACCATGCAAACTCTCTCCTGGCCTTGTTGGGACCATGAAGGATCTTGCAGTGGATAAAATAGTGGAAGCTTCCATAGGGCTTGTTCATCCTCATCAAGCTAATGACCTCTACGACTCCATGCACTCTTATCTTGTCCAAGTCGGTGTTACTGGAGTCAAAATTGACGTCATTCACGTGAGCTttgtttttcctatttttagtCTATTTTAATTTCGACTCTTTAGCATGACTCTTTAATCGATTACCCATTAACTTTGACTCTACATGCAGAGTCTTGAATACGTATGCGAGGAATATGGAGGCAGAGTGGAGATTGCCAAGGCATATTACGATGGGTTGACAAACTCCATCATCAAGAATTTCAATGGAAGTGGAATCATCGCTAGCATGCAACAGTGCAACGATTTCTTCTTCCTCGGAACCAAGCAAATTCCCTTTGGAAGAGTTGGTAAGCATTATTCTATTTacatttgatgaattttattgCTCTATTCACAAGATATGcaaggaaaatgaaattaaacgagttttaagaaagaaagaaaaaaaattgactacAGGGGATGACTTTTGGTTCCAAGATCCGAATGGGGACCCAATGGGAGTGTTCTGGTTACAGGGGGTGCACATGATTCACTGTTCCTACAACAGCTTGTGGATGGGACAGATAATTCAACCCGATTGGGACATGTTTCAATCGGATCATAAGTGTGCAAAATTTCATGCGGGTTCAAGGGCTATTTGTGGTGGTCCTGTCTATGTGAGTGATAGTGTTGGCTCTCATGATTTTGATCTCATTAAGAAGCTTGTCTTCCCTGATGGTACCGTGCCCAAATGCATATATTTTCCCCTTCCAACAAGAGACTGCCTTTTCAGGAACCCTCTCTTTGATCAAAAAACCGTTCTCAAAATTTGGAACTTCAATAAGGTATTTGTGTCATTGTGCATTTTTTACATACAATAAGGTATttctaacaacaattttgttGATTTAATAGTATGGAGGAGTTATTGGTGCTTTCAACTGTCAAGGGGCTGGTTGGGACCCAAAGGAGAAGAAATTCAGGGGTTTCCCAGAGTGTTACAAACCAATATCATGCACTGTTCATGTAACTGAGGTTGAATGGGATCAAAAGAAAGAAGCAGCACATATGGGTAAGGCAGAGGAGTATGTTGTGTACCTCAATCAGGCTGAGGTACTGCATTTCATGACCCCCGTGTCTGAACCACTGCAATTAACTATTCANCCATCCACTTTTGAACTTTATAACTTTGTCCCAGTTGAAAAGCTAGGTAGTAGCAACATAAAATTTGCACCCATTGGGCtaacaaacatgttcaacagtgGAGGCACAATTCAAGAATTGGAGTATGTTGAGAAGGATGTTAAAGTTAAGGTTAAGGGTGGTGGGAGATTCCTTGCTTACTCAAGTGAATCTCCAAAGAAGTTCCAACTGAATGGTTCTGATGCTGCTTTCCAGTGGCTGCCTGATGGCAAACTCACTCTTAACCTTGCTTGGATTGAAGAGAATGGCGGGATTTCTGAtttggcaatttttttttagttttaatcttGTGTTTCTTATGTTCGTAGGCTTCAATGCTGTGTATCATAAAGTGGTTGCCCTTAAAATGTTGTTGTAAAGAGTGAACAAGTttgttttaatgtaataataGTTTTGTTGTTCGTATTACATACAAACTTGAATTGATGAAATCTCCTCACTACAACAAAAGCTTTAATTATCagacttaaaagaaatataaatttgattccGTTAGTCTTCAATATTTTCTGTCTGTCCTGTTTTCCATCACCTCAGCTTACTACTGTATTTAGAGGTGTGATTGTAATTTTAGCAGAGAAAATGTTTCATAAATGTGTAAGTACACTTGAGTGCTTTGATTTTTAAGATAATGAATCTGCCAAACTGTACATAGTGGTCTGGTTTTGTTTTCCACACTAGCATGAAAGTTAAAACTCTGATTTCCATAAAAATAAACTGTGATTTCACATGCCAATACTTTCCGTCAGAATCTTATTTAGCATTAAATGAAAGTGATTCCCATCTCAAGTATTCCAACTTTGAATGAGAGTGACCGTACAACAACTACAATATATTTATGCTTTAATACCTCTTTTGATCCTCGTATTTATGTGAAAGtttcagttcggtcctcaagttttgaactgtcttaattagatcataatttttgtaaaaatgcatacattttaccccaatcgttaactgatctcaaacggcgttaagtttagctgacgtggtatactgacgtgttggcttaataaTCCCTTCTTGATCcttgtatttgtgtgaaaatctttttggtcttcaagttttgaactgtctcaattgagtcataatttttgtaaaaatggaCACATTTTtccccaatcgctaactgatctcaaTGTGCAATAATTATCTTCTACTgtcagtggaataaatagcttaaaggctggtgatgaacctataggttaccaagttggttcatttgcagaaaagactgtgagactgattgcgctggttacgcgagttttccggtgactttattttttgagccgacgagataatatgtgtaaaatccctgattctcagagagatgaataaaatccctaattcaaataaactaaataataggcattgtgccacgtgaaaacactgcttattttaaaaaatagttcatataattaaataatacacgtcagcatcTCCTttggctaccacgtcagctaaacttaacgccgtttgagttcagttaacggttgggataaaatgtatgcatttttacaaaagttaTAACCTAATtaagacagttcaaaacttgaggaccgaactgagattttcacataaatacaaggaccaagaagggattaaggtaacacgtcagcataccacatcagctaaacttaacgccgtttgagatcaacTAACGGTTAgagtaaaatgtgtgcatttttataaaaattataactcaATTGAGACAGTCCAAAACTTGAAGaccaaattgaaattttcacacaaatacgaacAGCAAAATACGGACAGCAaaggaggtattaagcctattgtatttattatatttttacgaCCGAAATCAATAGAGATAGAAAACAAAGTACTAGGATAAATGGGACAGTTTCATTGATCTGTTGCCAATTGTCATGGTGATTGGAATACGTGATCCAGTGAGATAGCAGATACAATACAAGTGTCACGCAAGTTCGAGAGTATTGAGGAAATTTCTCTAAGTCTGTAGTTTCTTGTAGTTCACGACAATTATGAACCGTTTTTTAAGAAAGTTTTATATTGTTCTGTGCATTCTTCTGAGGAAGCAACCAGAAGGCCTTATGTAAGACTTTTTCTAAAGTTGCAATTATGCTATAAAAGTATCGGTTACTCTGATTTCCATTCCCAACTCCTACCACCAACTACTAATCCGCCACTAGTTTttcaatacatttttaattgcaattttatattataaatatgtttgtttatgtgaaattgaatatacatataataatattaaaagataaaaaataaattaattaaaatattgggAACGATAATTAAAGAGAATTAAATATTatgcattataaaaataacttataattaaaaactgaatttttttaattataaactattttaagcTATCTTAatcaacatttttataaatatcaaaCTAATTGATAAACTAGTTGAataaattagtaataataaacacatttaagatgattttaaaacagTTTAATTCATAAATTGGCTGTAATAGGTGCTGCAATTGGATGAGGAAACAACACAGCACTTGAGCCTGTCCAATAAGGGCTGGGCCTCATCTAAGTTCTGGACCTGGATTTTCAGGTAACAGAAAACTTGAGATTTGGGCTGTACTGGTGCTGAAAGTTTGGAGCTTTTCTTCCCACACCTCCAAATTTTACTGTCATGTCATGCTAAATATATCCCttcgaaatatatataaaatattaaataaattaggtAAATAGTATTTAGTGCTTaccaaacatatttattatgcGGGGTGCTATATCTACTGAGACCTTGCACtaagttattttcaaaacaacgatcttttctcttttcttcggtctttttcttctttaaatgaGATTCAACTTCCTTTggctttctttatttttgttcgTCTTATTCACATACACGtgttctatttgttttttttattatacttttccTTCATCTCTacttga
The sequence above is drawn from the Vigna radiata var. radiata cultivar VC1973A chromosome 3, Vradiata_ver6, whole genome shotgun sequence genome and encodes:
- the LOC106757206 gene encoding stachyose synthase, yielding MAPPNDPVNATLGLEPPEKLFDLSDGKLTVRGVPLLSHVPENVTFTSFSSICEPRDVPSSILQRVIAASHKGGFLGFSHVSPSDRLINSLGSFRGRNFLSIFRFKTWWSTQWVGNSGSDLQMETQWLLIXVPETESYVVIIPIIEKSFRSALQPGSDDHVKICAESGSTQVRASSFGAIAYVHVAENPYNLMREAYSALRVHLDSFRLLEEKTVPRIVDKFGWCTWDAFYLTVNPVGVWHGLKDFSEGGVAPRFVIIDDGWQSVNFDDEDPNEDAKNLVLGGEQMTARLHRFEEGDKFRKYQKGLLLGPNAPSFNPETIKQLISKGIEAEHLGKQRAAAISAGGSDLAEIELMILKVRKEIDDLFGGKGKESNESGGCCCKALECGGMKDFTTDLRTEFKGLDDVYVWHALCGGWGGVRPGTTHLDSKIIPCKLSPGLVGTMKDLAVDKIVEASIGLVHPHQANDLYDSMHSYLVQVGVTGVKIDVIHSLEYVCEEYGGRVEIAKAYYDGLTNSIIKNFNGSGIIASMQQCNDFFFLGTKQIPFGRVGDDFWFQDPNGDPMGVFWLQGVHMIHCSYNSLWMGQIIQPDWDMFQSDHKCAKFHAGSRAICGGPVYVSDSVGSHDFDLIKKLVFPDGTVPKCIYFPLPTRDCLFRNPLFDQKTVLKIWNFNKYGGVIGAFNCQGAGWDPKEKKFRGFPECYKPISCTVHVTEVEWDQKKEAAHMGKAEEYVVYLNQAEVLHFMTPVSEPLQLTIXPSTFELYNFVPVEKLGSSNIKFAPIGLTNMFNSGGTIQELEYVEKDVKVKVKGGGRFLAYSSESPKKFQLNGSDAAFQWLPDGKLTLNLAWIEENGGISDLAIFF